In Sphaeramia orbicularis chromosome 15, fSphaOr1.1, whole genome shotgun sequence, a single genomic region encodes these proteins:
- the lrit1a gene encoding leucine-rich repeat, immunoglobulin-like domain and transmembrane domain-containing protein 1a, translating into MFLVLLLGLYVAAGELLSSVRSCPSQCSCFYHNLSDGSKARSVICNDPEISLVPVGFPVDTSKLRIEKTAIQRIPSEAFNYLSSLEFLWMSFNTLSALNPDSFRGLINLEELRLDGNALTAFPWESLMDMPSLRLLDLHNNQLTSLPTEATTYIKNLTYLDLSSNNLLTLPTEVLSTWLSAKPTQGPESSKMILGLHDNPWVCDCRLYDLVQFQKSPTLSVAFIDTRLRCSAPESVSGVLFSDAELRQCQLPRIHTAVARVRSAVGNNVLLRCGTIGVPIPDLTWRRADGRPLNGTVQQETSKEGITWSILSVSAVSYRDSGKYICKASNYAGNAEAVISLIVSNSPKLDGNQTSSTDKKAKVKKPNPMGKAAYQEKLVARYVVPTTTSPSLPTLDPGLPPGLGSALAVASYSLADKVTPGPATSSNPDALLDLEKTNLSNLAANTSSLQQDPDRVVRSVKVVGDTDNTISLNWRAPKAKNTTAFSVLYAVFGERDMRKINVGAGQTRVTIEGLVPRTKYIACVCVRGLIPKKEQCVIFSTDEAASATGTQKLINVIVITVACIIAVPLTVIVCCGALKRRIQKYWGKKSKDIQDSYVTFETLSPGTKAKGLEGEYLNRLNPEESNRLLSARSSLDSEATAKIEGQPNEYFC; encoded by the exons ATGTTCCTCGTCCTGCTCCTGGGGCTCTATGTGGCCGCAGGGGAACTTCTCTCCTCTGTGCGCTCCTGCCCTTCGCAGTGCAGCTGCTTTTACCACAACCTAAGTGATGGATCCAAGGCCAG GAGCGTGATTTGCAATGACCCCGAGATATCTCTTGTGCCTGTCGGGTTCCCTGTTGACACCTCCAAGCTGCGGATTGAGAAGACGGCCATCCAACGGATACCAAGCGAAGCCTTTAACTACCTCTCCAGTCTGGAATTCCTGTGGATGTCTTTCAACACACTGTCCGCCTTGAACCCGGACAGTTTCCGGGGACTCATCAACCTGGAAGAGCTTCGCCTGGACGGGAACGCCCTCACCGCTTTTCCTTGGGAATCTCTCATGGATATGCCCAGCCTAAGACTTCTGGATTTGCACAACAACCAGCTCACCTCGTTGCCCACGGAGGCCACAACGTACATCAAGAACCTCACTTACCTGGATCTGTCCAGCAACAACCTGCTGACCCTGCCGACAGAGGTGCTGTCCACCTGGCTGTCGGCAAAACCTACGCAAGGTCCAGAGAGCTCCAAAATGATTCTTG GTCTCCATGACAACCCCTGGGTCTGTGACTGTCGACTCTATGACCTGGTCCAGTTTCAGAAGTCTCCAACGCTTTCAGTGGCGTTCATCGACACACGGCTCCGCTGCTCAGCCCCAGAGAGTGTGTCTGGGGTCCTGTTCAGCGATGCAGAGCTTCGGCAATGCCAACTTCCACGCATCCACACTGCTGTGGCACGTGTCCGCAGTGCTGTTGGAAACAATGTGCTGCTAAGGTGTGGGACTATTGGAGTGCCTATCCCAGATCTAACATGGCGTAGGGCAGACGGACGGCCCCTTAATGGAACAG ttCAGCAGGAAACCTCAAAGGAGGGAATCACCTGGTCCATCCTGAGTGTCTCAGCTGTGTCCTATCGTGATTCAGGGAAATACATTTGCAAAGCCTCAAACTACGCAGGGAACGCAGAGGCTGTCATTTCCCTCATTGTTTCCAACTCACCAAAACTGGATGGAAACCAAACAAGCAGCACTGACAAGAAGGCCAAGGTGAAGAAACCCAATCCAATGGGCAAAGCTGCCTATCAGGAGAAACTGGTGGCCAGATACGTGGTCCCAACCACCACCTCTCCATCACTGCCCACTCTGGATCCTGGGCTCCCACCTGGTCTTGGGTCAGCATTAGCAGTAGCCAGCTACAGCCTGGCTGACAAAGTTACCCCTGGGCCTGCCACCTCCTCCAACCCTGATGCACTGCTGGACCTGGAGAAGACCAATCTAAGCAACCTGGCAGCAAACACATCATCCCTGCAGCAGGACCCAGACAGGGTGGTGCGCTCAGTCAAAGTTGTGGGGGACACAGACAATACCATTTCTCTGAACTGGAGAGCTCCAAAGGCAAAGAACACAACAGCGTTCAGTGTGTTGTATGCTGTGTTCGGAGAAAGAGACATGAGGAAGATCAATGTCGGGGCAGGACAAACCCGTGTTACCATCGAAGGGCTGGTGCCCAGGACCAAGTACattgcctgtgtgtgtgtccgtggcTTGATCCCCAAAAAGGAACAGTGTGTCATATTTTCTACTGATGAAGCAGCTAGTGCCACGGGCACCCAGAAGCTGATTAATGTGATTGTGATCACAGTGGCCTGTATCATTGCAGTCCCACTCACTGTCATTGTGTGTTGTGGGGCTCTGAAAAGACGCATTCAGAAGTACTGGGGGAAGAAATCAAAGGACATCCAAGATTCATATGTGACCTTTGAAACTCTGTCGCCTGGTACGAAAGCTAAAGGTCTGGAGGGTGAATATTTGAATAGACTGAACCCAGAGGAATCCAACAGACTCTTGTCAGCCCGTTCCAGCCTGGATTCCGAGGCCACGGCTAAGATTGAAGGACAGCCTAATGAGTACTTCTGCTGA
- the lrit2 gene encoding leucine-rich repeat, immunoglobulin-like domain and transmembrane domain-containing protein 2 isoform X1 — protein MDIFCFLLVLVLLNVPVYETFSQCLRGCSCVEDRHGRSLICMEESAFGAIPENLPGDMNKIRIEKSHFTEIPRGAFSKTPALENLWLNFNDITVINSKGLEGLGNLTELRLQGNKLRSVPWTAFEDTPVLKILDLKHNQLDVLPEHALKFLPGLTYLDLSFNQLTVISKEVFQNWPLYQKLQSREEQEATGFEPNVVLALHDNAWLCDCRLKGFVEFIRSVSPPIILMNSYLTCSGPDYKAGKFFHEVDLRPCMKPVVSTPSANISLPLGANFTLRCLSKARPEPAVWWTYGLKIIRGFHESQERVDEDTIRSFLVIPSIHTSDRGVYTCTAVNFIGNSSASIFVDIIAPDSSVSAALPGFVAPPASGDENVYIDIRIAKQTVRGIAIEWYAALEHPAETWFTIHFGRVDDNTKETVYIGPGIHSYSVSDLLPATKYEICVTLKNQTPRPGQCIVFVTGSDITEMEQREKLIHIVVIVLAMVLAVPIGMFACTTDTKLACLEGLMRSWKNRRRENSMQGLERERQGTFDSLQAASDEGLVNKDSSDDRKVRRRSDDRLYKGKADHSRLTAELY, from the exons ATGGACATATTTTGTTTTCTACTAGTTCTAGTTTTATTGAACGTTCCGGTGTATGAAACATTTTCTCAATGTTTACGTGGGTGTAGCTGTGTAGAAGACCGTCATGGAAG GTCGCTTATATGTATGGAGGAGAGTGCGTTTGGGGCCATACCAGAGAACCTTCCAGGGGATATGAACAAAATACGAATAGAAAAGTCTCACTTCACTGAAATACCCCGTGGGGCTTTCTCAAAAACACCCGCTTTGGAAAACCTGTGGCTGAACTTCAATGACATCACAGTTATAAACTCAAAGGGCCTGGAGGGTTTAGGAAACTTAACCGAGCTTCGTCTGCAGGGGAATAAACTGCGTTCAGTACCATGGACAGCGTTCGAGGACACGCCGGTCCTGAAGATCCTGGACCTGAAGCACAACCAGCTGGACGTCCTGCCGGAGCATGCGTTAAAATTTTTGCCCGGTCTGACTTACTTAGACTTATCCTTCAATCAGCTTACGGTCATATCGAAGGAGGTGTTCCAAAACTGGCCTCTGTACCAGAAACTACAGAGCCGCGAAGAGCAGGAGGCGACTGGATTCGAGCCGAACGTCGTCTTGGCCCTCCACGACAACGCCTGGCTGTGCGACTGCCGCTTGAAGGGTTTCGTGGAGTTCATCAGATCTGTCAGCCCACCTATTATTCTGATGAACTCCTACTTGACCTGCTCAGGGCCGGACTATAAGGCAGGAAAGTTCTTCCATGAGGTAGATCTGCGGCCGTGCATGAAGCCGGTGGTCAGCACTCCGTCGGCCAACATCAGCCTCCCTCTGGGCGCAAACTTCACCCTCCGCTGCCTCTCCAAGGCCAGGCCAGAACCGGCAGTGTGGTGGACATATGGCCTGAAGATAATCAGAGGATTTCATG AGTCCCAGGAAAGAGTAGATGAGGACACTATCAGATCCTTCCTGGTGATTCCCTCCATCCACACATCTGACCGTGGCGTCTACACCTGCACTGCCGTCAACTTCATCGGAAACTCCTCTGCCAGCATCTTCGTGGACATCATTGCCCCAGACAGCTCCGTGTCTGCAGCCCTGCCTGGATTTGTGGCCCCCCCTGCCTCTGGAGATGAAAACGTCTACATTGACATTCGGATCGCCAAACAGACAGTTCGTGGCATCGCCATTGAGTGGTACGCCGCCCTAGAGCACCCAGCTGAGACCTGGTTCACCATCCACTTTGGCCGTGTAGATGATAATACAAAAGAAACGGTCTACATTGGCCCTGGCATTCATTCTTACTCTGTCTCAGACCTGCTGCCTGCTACCAAATATGAAATCTGTGTGACACTTAAGAACCAGACACCACGCCCTGGCCAGTGCATTGTGTTTgtaacaggaagtgacatcaccgAGATGGAACAGAGGGAGAAGCTGATTCACATAGTGGTGATAGTTTTGGCCATGGTGCTGGCTGTGCCCATAGGCATGTTCGCCTGCACCACTGACACCAAGTTGGCTTGCCTGGAGGGTCTCATGAGGTCCTGGAAGAATCGGCGAAGGGAAAACTCCATGCAGGGGTTGGAACGGGAGAGGCAAGGCACCTTCGACAGTCTGCAGGCTGCCAGCGATGAAGGCCTGGTTAATAAAGATTCAAGTGACGACAGGAAGGTGAGGAGGAGGTCAGATGACAGACTATATAAGGGCAAAGCTGACCACAGCAGACTCACCGCTGAACTATATTAG
- the lrit2 gene encoding leucine-rich repeat, immunoglobulin-like domain and transmembrane domain-containing protein 2 isoform X2, whose protein sequence is MDIFCFLLVLVLLNVPVYETFSQCLRGCSCVEDRHGRSLICMEESAFGAIPENLPGDMNKIRIEKSHFTEIPRGAFSKTPALENLWLNFNDITVINSKGLEGLGNLTELRLQGNKLRSVPWTAFEDTPVLKILDLKHNQLDVLPEHALKFLPGLTYLDLSFNQLTVISKEVFQNWPLYQKLQSREEQEATGFEPNVVLALHDNAWLCDCRLKGFVEFIRSVSPPIILMNSYLTCSGPDYKAGKFFHEVDLRPCMKPVVSTPSANISLPLGANFTLRCLSKARPEPAVWWTYGLKIIRGFHESQERVDEDTIRSFLVIPSIHTSDRGVYTCTAVNFIGNSSASIFVDIIAPDSSVSAALPGFVAPPASGDENVYIDIRIAKQTVRGIAIEWYAALEHPAETWFTIHFGRVDDNTKETVYIGPGIHSYSVSDLLPATKYEICVTLKNQTPRPGQCIVFVTGSDITEMEQREKLIHIVVIVLAMVLAVPIGMFACTTDTKLACLEGLMRSWKNRRRENSMQGLERERQGTFDSLQAASDEGLVNKDSSDDRKAEEFVAKM, encoded by the exons ATGGACATATTTTGTTTTCTACTAGTTCTAGTTTTATTGAACGTTCCGGTGTATGAAACATTTTCTCAATGTTTACGTGGGTGTAGCTGTGTAGAAGACCGTCATGGAAG GTCGCTTATATGTATGGAGGAGAGTGCGTTTGGGGCCATACCAGAGAACCTTCCAGGGGATATGAACAAAATACGAATAGAAAAGTCTCACTTCACTGAAATACCCCGTGGGGCTTTCTCAAAAACACCCGCTTTGGAAAACCTGTGGCTGAACTTCAATGACATCACAGTTATAAACTCAAAGGGCCTGGAGGGTTTAGGAAACTTAACCGAGCTTCGTCTGCAGGGGAATAAACTGCGTTCAGTACCATGGACAGCGTTCGAGGACACGCCGGTCCTGAAGATCCTGGACCTGAAGCACAACCAGCTGGACGTCCTGCCGGAGCATGCGTTAAAATTTTTGCCCGGTCTGACTTACTTAGACTTATCCTTCAATCAGCTTACGGTCATATCGAAGGAGGTGTTCCAAAACTGGCCTCTGTACCAGAAACTACAGAGCCGCGAAGAGCAGGAGGCGACTGGATTCGAGCCGAACGTCGTCTTGGCCCTCCACGACAACGCCTGGCTGTGCGACTGCCGCTTGAAGGGTTTCGTGGAGTTCATCAGATCTGTCAGCCCACCTATTATTCTGATGAACTCCTACTTGACCTGCTCAGGGCCGGACTATAAGGCAGGAAAGTTCTTCCATGAGGTAGATCTGCGGCCGTGCATGAAGCCGGTGGTCAGCACTCCGTCGGCCAACATCAGCCTCCCTCTGGGCGCAAACTTCACCCTCCGCTGCCTCTCCAAGGCCAGGCCAGAACCGGCAGTGTGGTGGACATATGGCCTGAAGATAATCAGAGGATTTCATG AGTCCCAGGAAAGAGTAGATGAGGACACTATCAGATCCTTCCTGGTGATTCCCTCCATCCACACATCTGACCGTGGCGTCTACACCTGCACTGCCGTCAACTTCATCGGAAACTCCTCTGCCAGCATCTTCGTGGACATCATTGCCCCAGACAGCTCCGTGTCTGCAGCCCTGCCTGGATTTGTGGCCCCCCCTGCCTCTGGAGATGAAAACGTCTACATTGACATTCGGATCGCCAAACAGACAGTTCGTGGCATCGCCATTGAGTGGTACGCCGCCCTAGAGCACCCAGCTGAGACCTGGTTCACCATCCACTTTGGCCGTGTAGATGATAATACAAAAGAAACGGTCTACATTGGCCCTGGCATTCATTCTTACTCTGTCTCAGACCTGCTGCCTGCTACCAAATATGAAATCTGTGTGACACTTAAGAACCAGACACCACGCCCTGGCCAGTGCATTGTGTTTgtaacaggaagtgacatcaccgAGATGGAACAGAGGGAGAAGCTGATTCACATAGTGGTGATAGTTTTGGCCATGGTGCTGGCTGTGCCCATAGGCATGTTCGCCTGCACCACTGACACCAAGTTGGCTTGCCTGGAGGGTCTCATGAGGTCCTGGAAGAATCGGCGAAGGGAAAACTCCATGCAGGGGTTGGAACGGGAGAGGCAAGGCACCTTCGACAGTCTGCAGGCTGCCAGCGATGAAGGCCTGGTTAATAAAGATTCAAGTGACGACAGGAAG GCCGAGGAGTTTGTTGCAAAGATGTGA